The DNA sequence AGAAGATAGCTTGATACTGAATTAATTTTGTCCATTTTATTTCAATGATTAGGTGTTTGGATGTTAAATGTTATAGTTTATTAGTTGGTCTATTAACTTTTCCTTGATTATTAATCAGGTTGGTATTGTTGGAAGGACAGGAGCTGGAAAATCTAGTGTTTTGAATGCCCTTTTCCGCCTCACACCAATATGCACAGGATGTATTCTTGTGGATGATATAAACATAGCtaatgctcctatcagggaTCTTCGTGGGCATTTCTCTGTTGTTCCTCAGACTCCATTTTTATTTGAAGGATCATTAAGGTAATTTTAGTGTTAAGTACTTttggttatttattttcatttgatATTGTATTCTGGGTTGTATAATTTCTATTAGCTAAAAGCATATGACCTGTAATACATTTCGTTTGGTTACATAGACTACTCTCCTATTAATCAGTAAATCTGCTTGTATTTCATCCTAATTTGTAGGGACAATCTGGATCCATTCAGGCTGAGTGATGACTATAAAATTTGGAAGGCTTTGGAGAGGTGCCATGTCAAAGAGGAAGTAGAAGCAGCAGGAGGTTTAGATATTCACCTAAGCGAATCTAGGATGTCCTTTTCTGTAGGGCAACGGCAGCTTCTTTGCCTTGTACGTGCACTGCTCAAATCTTCAAAGGTAAGGTGTTCGACTTTTTCTACTCTAACGGAGAGAGTGCAATAATGCCCGAGGAAGAGCACAATAAAATAACCATACTGTGAATTGCAATGTATATATCAAATCACTTCTCTAAGTTTCTTAATTATCAATTTTACAcaaatttttcttgtttctaaGCAGCACCTTCATTTTTGCACTCTGTACAGATAAATGAGGCTTTTGTATTACCAAGGATCCATTTAACATGAATCATTGTTACCTACTGTGTTTCCAACCTATTCAATCTGGTTAAAGTGCTTCGTTCTAGATTTCAGAGATATTGACCTCATCCCTTCTTTTCAATCTTCTTCTTGAGCAAACTAAAATTTCTTAAAGTGCACTTGATTCAAATTTACATGTCCATACTGTTATTCTGAGAATGGAAATGGAGAAtgcttttcaaaatttttaatcAATCCACAAATTATGACTTAAATTTACACAGTTTGGCCTTGCAATAGAAATATCTCAGTGGAGATGTGGTTATGCAGGATCAGTTCTGTTGCATGGTTACTTTTGGGGAgggatattttattttatttacagaTGAAGACGTGCACTAAATTTTCAGGTGCTTTGTTTGGATGAATGCACAGCTAATGTGGACACTCAAACAGCATCTACCTTACAAAAAACCATATCTAGTGAATGCAGTGGCATGACAGTTATCACAATTGCTCATCGTATTTCCACCATTCTGAATATGGATAATGTCCTGATCCTCGACCATGGTATCCTGGTAAGTCATACGGACTTTTCAGTACCCTTGTGTACTTGTATCTTTGCTGTTATTTTCTATCAATTATTTGcatgaagaaaataaaactgTTTGAAAGAAAAGTGAAGACAACTATTAAAAAGTTCAATGATAATTCATGTGGCATGTGTTTGATACTTCGATTATGTCCCCAATGATGAATACTTCCTGACTTTATAGTTGAGGGCAACCATTTAATGAAACAAATCCTGCAATATTCCAATtgagaaaatataaattttgcTATGTGATGACTCGGAGTATCTTGTACCAACTTCCCAAGTCCTTTAAATTTACTGGAAAATGTTCTTGAAAAATCCTTATACCTCCTTGTTGCCCCCTCTGTAGGTTGAACAAGGAAATCCGCAGGCTCTCCTACAAAATGAGTTCTCCAGATTTTCCAGTTTTGCTAAAGCATCTACAATGTGATTACCCAACAACTCAACAAGTACTGCTGTTGTCATTGCTGAGTTCTTGCAATCAGCTAGTTTGACCTACAATAGAAGCTATATTATTGTAAGTTAGTACCTTCTTAATCCTCAACGTGAGTTAGGAATCAATTAATGTCACTGTTAAATATAGCTAAGTTACTATGAAGATTAGCATCATCTGATGAATGAATCTGTAAGTGACTTCTTGTTAACTGCTTCTGAAGCTGAAGGTATAAAACTAGCTGTAACCTTTTTTAATTTTAGTAAAAATGATAACTTTAGGGAAATTAAATTCACACtccctattttacaatccacactccttgtttcattttttagtatcttaagttttgtctttttgtagtgtggattgtaaaaatgtgatgttaatgtactaaaaaagaaaacatggagTGTGAATTGTGAAATGAGATGTctgaatttcactcccctaacTTTATTATCAAGTTGGTAATTACAAAGGAACGTGCCATGAAGTGGCCATAAACATAAGTTTTCTACACATAATTCTACACTTACATAAGCCTGTTCACTTAGAAATGCTTAGAAAAATATGAGTACAGTAAAAATGAAATCAGAACTCTCAAATCTAGGTGTTATCACTGTAAAGTCTCCTCATCCAGTCGATCTAGTAAAGCTTGCCTCAAGCTGTACTCACCACCCTATTTGTTGATTTTTGGCTTAGGGGATGAGTGACTCCCAACATGAGCCAAATTAGGATCCTTCTCCGTAGGCACCATTCATTTCCCGTAAGGGATGATTTCTTCCCATCGAAGAAGCATGCGATTTCATTTTGGAGCCTGAAGATGCGTTGGCCCTCAAAGCACCACCATTCAGTCGgttctctcttccttctctggCCGTTGAGCTAGCCGGAATCAATGTAAAAATCGTAGGACCAATCTCCCTAGTCAATGTAAAGTTTAGAGGGTCCTTTGATTCAACAGCCCTACCCCCCTCTTCAGGGGTGAGTCATGAAAATCAGTGCCTTGTCGCTTACCCAAAACAGGGATAGCAAAACCTGGAGGGATGTCTTTATTCCGAGTCAATAAGCTAATGATAGGAACTATTCTCTCCCTGTAAGGGACGTCGCCTTTACTCTGTAAGAGAACTAATATCCCTTGTGCTGTCAATGTGCTGCCCTTCTAAGTGTCTTGATCGAGTTTCCATCTTGCAACAAAGTGGTaattttatttatgtatttGGAATTATCTAGTTATGTAATTAGGGTTGAATTCGGTCCTAATAAAgctgaaagaaaaataatgacgTCTCAAATGATCAAGTTGTCGATTGAGGAATTCACCCAGAAGTTTTGTAGATATGTAATAAATGTCCTATATGCAAAATGTTAAGCACACATTTGTTACCAAATTTaagatattttttattattttatttttcaaaaatagTGTTAATTCATTCATTGATGAACCAAATTACACATAACGATCTAATTAATGAGACTAGTAAAAAAATTGTTACTTAAGTAATTCAACTTTTATATAGGGGGGGTGCATATATTTAAACTTTGATGCAGACCCCTAAATTTTAACTCTAAAAGGATGCCCTCTCAAGGATCTCTTTTTATCCTTTATAAAAGCACATAGATCTTTGAGACAGGGCATTAGAAGTTAAAACACACATTGGCCGAACTTATTGAATTATCTTAAACTAATTAAGTGGTTAAATTGTGAACAATATCGGTGTTTTACTTTTACCAAGTTTTCGTGCCCAACAAATTTGACTGCACCAAAGATGGTGATAGAAGTTACTGGCTAGTTTCATTCATTTTTGGATCTTCAGGTTACCACTTCCAAACTAATAATAAGATGTAAGACTACGAACAATTGACATTCTGTGTAGATTGAACATATAAGAACATCACCAGCCCTTGTTAAAAGTCACGAGGGTCAACAAAAATCATTGGTGAAGACGGTCGGGAGTTAATCCAATCCGATGGTGACGGCAGTCCTTGCTTGGCTTCTGTGAGCTTCTTGACACACCACATGTCCTCAGCCCATgaaaattttctccaatgtGGGATTGCCTCTCTAACTGGGTCTCTCTGGCTCACCTCCGCCACCACGGCAGCACATCCATGGTCATCCCTACCCACATTGTGCACAAAGTTGCACAAATCCTTCATCAACCGCAACCCGTGCTTGCCCTCCGCATGTAATCCGTACATAAAATACACCCCGAACTGCTTAAAAACGTTTGGAAATGAAGGCAGTCTCAGCCATGGAAGCCATGCATCCACTAGCCTACTTCCCACGCAACATGCGCGCGCCAACTTCGACATTCCTTTCACTTGTAGCTTGAACACTTCTTTGGTGTTCCAAACGCTTAGGATGGCAAAAGCACCAGGGGGAAAAGTGCTTTTCTGTGGGTCCCATTTCGCAAGGTATTTTTTGGGCAGCGCCATGAAGGTGCCCAAATTTAAGGCACTAGATAAAATGACATCCATATCTTCTGGGAAGAATTCAGAATGGGCATAAATTTGACGGTAGATCGACTCGGCTAGGCAGACGGGTAGTCGAACAATGGCAATGCTGGAAGGTATTGGTTTGTAGTGGGCGTGAACTGGCTGACCTAAAACGGTGGGTGTGCGAAATTTTTGGTATGAGCATTTTAGTGTGAACAAATTGATTGAGGCCTCGTTGGTGCAGTCTGTGGCCATGTATGCATATTCTGCTCCCTTTTGCTTGCACCATTCTTCTAAATGTTTCACTAGTTTTGTACCAATGCCAAGCCTCCTGCGTAtgaaaagaacaagaacaataaGATAAAGAGCAAATCTTATAATTAAATCCATAATTATAATTATACAAAGTATTTGATAGCAGTTTTCAGACCAAACGAAAATGATAGCATGCATTATTAATTTAGCATTGCATGGTGTGACATTCAAGAGGAGGCTTTATCTAGTAgcgaagaaaacaaaataaagggAACCAGAATAAGTTAAAAGCAGTGGTGGACAGCACTGTGTGGATGAGGAACAATGGAACATAATAAGaattatataacatatatatgctACAAACACGTATTGACATGTTTAGTTAAAGGTGTGGTACATTCTATATCCcaaattgatttgtttattTCAAAAGGGAACGCCTATGGACATAGATGATAGATGTGTCCAAGCCAGGTTAGCTAGGTTCATGCTTTTACTCCTTTCCATGATACGAGAAACATAATATTTCGTTTCTCTTTTATCTGAGAATCTAATCTCTTTCTGTAGCTCTGAACAGTTTCTTTTCTGTGGGGCGCCCGGGCGGGAATGAACGAATGGTATTAGAATCCTCTCTCTTTCTAGCTAGCCCTCAAATTTCAGTTTCTTCTttgtgggagagagagagagagagagagagagagagagagagaggtttgtGGTAGCTAAAATGGAGAGATCGACTAGCAACACAGGGTTTACAAAAGCCAGAAAACAGTTGATCGATTAGAACAAGTCAGCAGAAAAATTGGGGTACGTACAGAAAGTGAATGATCGGATGACCTGTTTTTCTTACTTTCAGTGGTAATAGAGCGAAACATGCATGCAGAAACATTACTATTCTCATGATAATATTAATTGTTTAGGGCTAAGCTGCAATTACAGTAACAGAAGAGCACTGAAGTATTACTGaaatgatgagagagagagagagaggaacctGTGCATGGGAGAGACCCTTAGTCCCAGGATATAAGCCAGCTTCACAAACACTGAATTCCCTCTTGTTACCTTTTTTACACAACCCCTTATGACACCCACAATTTCCTTTTGTTCTCCGTATGGTGCAACCTGCATGGTCAATTTCATTCATTGGGTTAATTAAATAATGGTAAAATGAATCTGTCATATGTACCAGAAAAACTTCCAAGTGCGTACATCATTATTCCGAATTCTGCAGTCTAAAGCCTCAAGATTCGAAACCCCAAGTAATTATAAAGATCAAACAGATCAGAAGTACAGGTATTTAATGGATTTTAGTCTTACGAGCATTATGTGTGTTGGGAAATGCCGAATGCGACATTTTGGGTCACCCAAGAGATCAGTGACAAGAGAAGGCCTTCCCCTCTGCCCAGCCATCTCACACCGCCTCTCCATCTCCTCCACCGCCACCTTATCACTTTCTTCATTGTATTCTCTCACCACCATCACCTCATCAACTGTAGCTACTGGTGGATCCTCTGCAGCTACCTTTAGCACCATAGTACAACAACTAGCTAGTATTATATCTTCGATCTATCAACTGAGTTTCTCTATGCTTCAATTCTCTTTCTATTTATAAGTAGACGTGAGCTGATGTAGCACGCACCCACCAGTACTGTGTAAAGCCGCGCGCAGGATGTGTACtatatcatattttcttttggtGAATTTGACCAGATATATATTGTTTCAATTATTGGCTCATAaggtacatacatatataccCTCCCTTTGTTAAGTCGCAAAtcaaatatataacaaaaagataaagaaaaagtTCATGGTATTAATTATCATGTGGAGTAGTGTCAACATATGATACCTATAtgcagatgatgatgatgtggtGATCATATTGATCACACAAATGTACTAGTTCTATGGTCATAAATCATTGCAGCACTCCTACTGTCAGTTAGATTGGGAAAATGTCATAAACCTTAAAACATAATAATCATTAGATTATTTGATTTTGTCGACTTTGGTATGGATATCTCATGTATGTCTCTGATCAGCAACAGTACTATATGCTGCAATATTAGACAAACATATTCTGACTTCGAATTGATATGGATTCCGTTCATATGGATTAATGGATAGACGCACATGCATCTCATTTTTGCAGAGAGTTGGTCAATGGTATAAGTAAAACCATTAGTGTATATAGCAAGCTGCTCAAATATCTAACTGCCTATTTAACAAGGCTCTCTATCCAAAACGTGTATATAACTCACTTGGATACATAGCTAATTGGGGTTATCCAGAAGtgagaacaaaaaaaagaagattttATGGAGTAGAGTTCTTACTAGCTAGCTAATGGATAAGTATTTAACCTAATTATACATCCTTTTAACTCTAcaccaaattcttgtgtgcttTATAAAATGCCCCAATTGCATGTATGATTGCAAAAGCTTTTGACTCCTATAGAGACCATTATTCCTGTAGCCATGTACATATATAAAACTAGTTTCTTCCTTCCACCAATTATCGGTGGAAGTAGTGAGAGGAGCATGCGAGAACCACGTAGTTGTGGAGCATGTGAATGGTCCTGTGAGTGTGATCATCACCACCAAAAAGAAGCGATGCACATCAAACTTCACAATTAAGTGTACTGTGTACTACATTTAATTGGCTAAGCCAAAGGGGTctccaactcctcctcctcctccaaaaGATTTAGGTCATCGATGTTGTTTGCTCCTTTCCTGGAAGTTACTCCGTCCTTTAAATGTGAAACATGATATTTTATACAAAAGCAGTTGGACAAGAAGCACGTTCTGAAGGGGAGGCTACATTTTTGATTTTTCTGAGTGGATAAATCCTAATTTGGGAAACACAATTTTATCTGCATTTGATGCTGAGCTGGTGCTTGGCTTGGTTACTAGGATTGTTGTAGGCAATGGTTCAAAAACAGAAATGAGACACTATAACATTCAGAAATGAGAATGTCGAATTTGAAAAAGGCCAAACTTAGATGTTGACACATGAGTCCAACCACCAAATTGGAAAGACAAGAGACACACAATACTCCCCCGCCATTTGTTTCGCACCAATATGTGCCCTCATACCAAAATGAAGAAACATATGAAATAGCTAGTCGTTGTATAATCATCACAAAGCTTCTAGAGCCGTCTTTACCCCTTGATTCATGAATCGATGAGATTGCAGCTCAAACATGTTATACATGTTGGTCCATTGGTTCATATACAATTTTGGGTTGTGTTGAACTAAAGATTGAGAAAATGGAAAAGCGGACTTTTTTCGGCGACAGAAGATACAGTTACTTGGCGATACCTATTTACGATGTAGAGTATTTTATGAaagttttgtatttttcatGATCGACGTGTTTTAGGCACACTATATATAAGCCATACTTCGAGAGACATGTTATGTGCGCGTTTGCAATTCTTTGTGACTTTTATTGAAGTAAGGATCTTTTTAGCGGTTATCCGATCCTATATATTTTTGTATCTGTGAAAGACCAACTAGCTGTGGGGGACATTTAGAGAACATCTTATCATTTGACGATTCCTCAGTTTAGGGTTTGAAAGAGAACCGTTCAACTTGATGCAATTGTGACACCACAGCCTCCATCAGAGAAAGTTTTGCTCTTTTGTCGGTAGAATGCTTGTTAGCTGTTACTATCTTTTCGGTAAAAAAGAGTTCTCTAACATGAGGGTTTGAGAATAGTGACATGCATGTGTAGACGTACTCTGTGTTGGAAAATTGTGGCATAGATAATTAGATTAGAGCCATTTGGAGTCTCACATTAGACCTTTCTAGTCATCCTTAGGTTATAAGGAATGGTACGTACCAGACACACTGATGCTGAAGCCTTCTGTATTAAAATCTCATACCTATTATTCACCGGGTAACTAAAATAGGAGGAGTATCGACATTATTAGACCCGTATGTGGGGACTAATTAGCTGCTTCCGCACGACGGTGTGGAGAGATTACTATTAAGTGATTGTAATCTCCCTTCTTACGACAAGGGTAAAAAAATCATGCATAcgtatataatatttataatacAAGTAGATTCATGGAAGTGTAACATACGTAAAGCCCCAAACTTATATTTTGCGGACAGTACGTAAGCATTGAAGTACAATTCATGGGATACTGCAGATAGCAATTATCAAAAATATTACGATCGATCACGAATTCgggcaaggaaaaaaaaataactgttCACTATAGTAAAATACCATGGTAAGAAACTCCGTAGAACGGGTATATTTTCGGGGACAAAATAGTAAggtaaaactaaaaaaaaagaaggcatATCACAGTACTAGAAAAATACAACAAATCAATGGAAGTTGCAACAAAGTGTAATCGCAATCCGCACAGCAGTAACAAAAGAAATCTGAGGTATGGATAGCAGTAGTAGCACAAAACAAGTGAAAAAACCCTATAAAGTTATATCGTTTACTAGGGCAAATCACAGGTAGAACCCTAAGAGAATTACCAGGGTGAGGGTCCGGTACAACGCACAAGAATGTTGATTATAGTTTTATAAGTATAAAATTAGGGTGAGTAACGAAACATGCGAGGGAATATTCTAAGATGTAGAAATGTGGTAAATCGCACCAAACATGCTCTTGATAAATTGCTTTCTTTTCCCCTTTTACTAATAGAATATGCTGTATGTACAAACATGATAAAAATCACCGGCATATGGAACTAGCTTCAGactctcaatctctcatcaaGAGTCTCACTACaggtgcccccccccccccccccccccccccgcagATTGGCAGGCTGCTAACATTATAACTAAAGTCCGGTATTTAGCTCTCACCCGGCAAGTCAGCTGGCTTTGGACCAGCAGATCAGCAAATTGTGCGCAGATCACCTTGCTGCTCTTGCTTGCAGAGGGAAGTGCCTTGTGAACTGGCTTTCACACCCGCCTTCTTCTCTTTCTGAAATCTTGTTGTATGATGGGTGCCCTGGCCCTCTCTTTTTATCCAGATGCTTATTTTTACTGCTAAGACGTAAACAGAAAGAGTGATATGTACATATGTAATTGACAtaacaaaatttatttatttatttatttttggatagAATAAGAAAATCTAGTAATGTTAGACAGAATCTAAGTATCATGAAGAGCTATGACACCAGTTTGGTGGTGTTCAATTAGCCACTGCTTAATTAGATACATTAATTTTTTGCTTGTGATAATAAAGTGTCTAATTAAAGTGCTTGCGATAATGAAATTTCTCAacaactttccattccgatgtttggtaatgtaaggaaagttatcaggaaagttgttaaaaaattggtaaataatgtaataaaaaaatttgttataagtaataaatgcaaggaaagaaggaGGGGGGAAAATGATTCTTTTGGGGTTTGGAAGGAACcactttcccccttattttcatttccttcaggaaatgatttattttccttttacatcccaaacgcaggaaatgaaCAAGTTTTCTTTCCTTATTCTTATTTTCAGCGAACCAAACGTGGCTTTAAAGAGTTGCTCTGTTGACTACATCTTAGGAAGTTCATAATATATATTGATTA is a window from the Rosa chinensis cultivar Old Blush chromosome 2, RchiOBHm-V2, whole genome shotgun sequence genome containing:
- the LOC112190600 gene encoding probable N-acetyltransferase HLS1 codes for the protein MVLKVAAEDPPVATVDEVMVVREYNEESDKVAVEEMERRCEMAGQRGRPSLVTDLLGDPKCRIRHFPTHIMLVAPYGEQKEIVGVIRGCVKKVTRGNSVFVKLAYILGLRVSPMHRRLGIGTKLVKHLEEWCKQKGAEYAYMATDCTNEASINLFTLKCSYQKFRTPTVLGQPVHAHYKPIPSSIAIVRLPVCLAESIYRQIYAHSEFFPEDMDVILSSALNLGTFMALPKKYLAKWDPQKSTFPPGAFAILSVWNTKEVFKLQVKGMSKLARACCVGSRLVDAWLPWLRLPSFPNVFKQFGVYFMYGLHAEGKHGLRLMKDLCNFVHNVGRDDHGCAAVVAEVSQRDPVREAIPHWRKFSWAEDMWCVKKLTEAKQGLPSPSDWINSRPSSPMIFVDPRDF